The proteins below are encoded in one region of Picrophilus oshimae DSM 9789:
- a CDS encoding GNAT family N-acetyltransferase codes for MEIFDDDIMLRTDIGIEYAADLMKIMNERNLNLYIASRSFPINYSKEDAIAFIRRNREVFGQRFAIDFFIFIGNELAGVVTLDDIDYENKSAHIGYILGKKYRNHGYMTRSVSIVIDYGNKTLKLHRIYTSVIEFNKRSLSVLLNNGFYIEGISRDSFLYNGRFYSMIRVARIFNY; via the coding sequence ATGGAAATATTCGATGATGATATCATGCTTAGAACGGACATTGGCATAGAATATGCAGCGGATCTAATGAAAATAATGAATGAAAGGAATCTTAATTTATACATTGCCTCCCGCAGCTTTCCTATAAATTATAGCAAGGAGGATGCCATTGCGTTCATAAGAAGGAACAGGGAGGTTTTTGGCCAGAGATTTGCCATAGATTTTTTTATATTCATAGGGAACGAGCTGGCCGGTGTTGTTACACTTGACGACATAGACTATGAAAATAAGAGCGCACACATAGGATATATACTTGGAAAAAAATACAGGAATCATGGATACATGACAAGGTCTGTTTCCATTGTAATAGATTACGGAAATAAAACATTAAAGTTGCACAGAATATACACATCTGTAATAGAATTCAATAAAAGATCATTAAGCGTCCTTTTAAACAATGGCTTCTACATTGAGGGCATTTCAAGGGATTCTTTTTTATACAATGGCAGATTCTACTCAATGATAAGAGTGGCAAGGATATTTAATTATTGA